Proteins found in one Pongo pygmaeus isolate AG05252 chromosome 8, NHGRI_mPonPyg2-v2.0_pri, whole genome shotgun sequence genomic segment:
- the LOC129045037 gene encoding uncharacterized protein LOC129045037, which produces MDPSDWTLNATFLLPTRAAQEREVTFDAPEASATESLRQCKAPEARCGGGGAAAPQLPSPPRAPPAGPGPSSRWPPLPELVTEPAACPCWAAAASCAAASAGEWSALEFEQGPEPSQRHLRSRPPPPSSNSRSLRHSASHSPRAAARPRSQSRSRLLKPPRRRYAPHAPAPAIGPAAEPDGSCSPGPRGRWPRTRRGSGSGRLAWPSRSRQPVLAPGPARRRRCHGDGQPGGWRSAGSCINRFPSRDPPVPGDRGLCSCAGPAEAAAWELGGRERVVQSRSRPGLVGPGPA; this is translated from the exons ATGGACCCCTCGGACTGGACACTCAATGCAACTTTTCTCCTCCCAACCCGCGCCGCCCAGGAAAGGGAGGTCACTTTCGACGCCCCGGAAGCCTCTGCCACCGAATCCTTAAGGCAGTGCAAGGCCCCA GAAGCCCGGTGTGGGGGGGGAGGAGCGGCGGCCCCGCAACTTCCCTCCCCGCCTCGAGCGCCGCCGGCCGGGCCCGGGCCTAGCTCTCGCTGGCCGCCACTGCCGGAGCTGGTAACAGAGCCCGCTGCGTGCCCCTGCtgggccgccgccgcctcctgcGCCGCCGCTTCCGCCGGTGAATGGTCAGCGCTGGAGTTTGAACAGGGCCCTGAACCATCTCAACGCCATTTGCGCTCCCGGCCCCCACCTCCTTCCTCCAACAGCCGCTCGCTCCGTCACTCCGCTTCCCACAGTCCCCGCGCGGCCGCCCGACCCCGCAGCCAATCGCGCAGCCGCTTACTCAAACCGCCGCGCAGGCGCTACGCCCCGCATGCGCCGGCGCCCGCCATTGGCCCGGCCGCGGAGCCCGACGGGAGTTGTAGTCCAGGTCCGCGAGGTCGCTGGCCGAGGACCAGGCGCGGGAGCGGGAGCGGGCGACTGGCCTGGCCCTCCCGGTCTCGACAGCCAGTTCTAGCTCCCGGCCCAGCCAGGAGACGCAGGTGCCACGGAGATGGGCAGCCGGGCGGGTGGCGCAGTGCAGGCAGCTGTATCAATCGCTTCCCCTCCAGGGACCCGCCGGTGCCTGGGGACCGCGGGCTGTGCAGCTGTGCCGGGCCTGCGGAGGCCGCCGCCTGGGAGCTGGGAGGCAGGGAGCGCGTGGTCCAGAGCCGCTCTCGACCTGGCCTGGTCGGTCCTGGCCCGGCATAG